The following are encoded together in the Flavihumibacter fluvii genome:
- a CDS encoding asparaginase, with protein MSAATRKKSSTRILIIYTGGTVGMVMNPATGALKPIGFQEIRENIPEIVKLGFEVAVHAFNPPMDSSNMHPGVWVELAGIIGKKYADYDGFVILHGSDTMAFTASALSFLLENLSKPVVLTGSQLPIGEIRTDAKENIITALEIAAARKSGKALVPEVCIYFDYQLFRGNRSKKYNAEKFEAFYSMNYPPLAEAGISIKYQRQSILKHPEKPLKVHRKLDPSVAVLKVFPGITPAVVDAVLQAKGIRAVILETFGSGNTTTAPWFTDSLRKAIKGGLLIVDITQCDGGAVELGRYETSVELLKMGVVSGYDMTFEAALAKLMFLLAQKLSRPRLRELLETSLRGELTNA; from the coding sequence ATGAGTGCAGCTACCCGGAAAAAGTCATCCACCCGGATCCTGATCATCTATACCGGCGGAACGGTCGGGATGGTCATGAATCCCGCAACCGGCGCCCTGAAGCCAATAGGCTTCCAGGAGATCCGGGAGAATATTCCCGAGATCGTGAAACTGGGCTTCGAGGTGGCGGTACACGCTTTTAACCCGCCCATGGATTCCTCGAATATGCACCCGGGGGTTTGGGTGGAGCTGGCCGGTATCATCGGGAAGAAGTATGCTGATTATGATGGATTTGTGATCCTGCACGGATCTGATACCATGGCGTTTACGGCCTCTGCCCTGAGTTTTTTGCTGGAGAACCTGTCGAAGCCCGTGGTGCTGACCGGGTCGCAGTTGCCGATTGGTGAGATCCGGACCGATGCGAAGGAGAATATCATCACCGCCCTGGAAATCGCGGCTGCCCGCAAATCGGGCAAGGCCCTGGTACCGGAAGTCTGCATCTATTTTGATTACCAGTTGTTCCGGGGGAACCGGTCCAAGAAGTATAATGCCGAAAAGTTTGAAGCCTTTTATTCGATGAACTATCCGCCGCTTGCTGAAGCGGGCATCAGTATCAAATACCAGCGCCAGAGTATTTTGAAGCATCCGGAGAAGCCATTGAAGGTGCACAGGAAGCTGGATCCTTCGGTGGCGGTATTAAAAGTATTCCCGGGTATTACACCGGCGGTGGTGGATGCCGTTTTGCAGGCTAAGGGCATCCGTGCAGTCATCCTGGAAACCTTTGGCAGCGGCAATACGACGACAGCGCCCTGGTTTACCGATAGCCTGCGCAAAGCCATAAAAGGCGGATTACTGATTGTAGATATTACGCAATGCGATGGCGGGGCGGTGGAATTAGGCCGTTATGAAACCAGCGTGGAGTTGCTGAAGATGGGGGTGGTCAGCGGCTATGATATGACCTTTGAAGCTGCCCTGGCCAAGCTGATGTTCCTGCTGGCACAGAAATTATCCCGGCCGCGGTTGCGTGAATTATTGGAAACTTCTTTACGGGGCGAATTGACCAATGCCTGA
- a CDS encoding YceI family protein, giving the protein MKKLIVMSAAVLLYSSLFAQDNKKWFTRTGQISFFSKTTAENIDAKNNEVFSLIDAEKGEVAFQVLVTGFKFTKALMEEHFNENYLESTKFPKAVFKGTIADLSKVNFANDGSYLVDIIGDLTIHGVTNQVKLPATIIVKNGKVNAETKFTVKLDDYKIKVPNLVANQISETVDVAVNCNYDPYKS; this is encoded by the coding sequence ATGAAAAAGTTAATCGTAATGAGCGCAGCTGTTTTGCTGTATTCAAGCCTATTTGCACAGGACAATAAAAAATGGTTCACGCGCACCGGGCAGATCAGTTTTTTCTCTAAGACAACTGCTGAAAACATTGATGCGAAAAACAATGAGGTCTTCAGCCTGATTGATGCAGAAAAAGGCGAGGTCGCCTTCCAGGTTTTGGTTACGGGATTCAAATTCACCAAGGCCCTGATGGAAGAACATTTTAATGAGAACTACCTCGAGAGTACTAAGTTTCCCAAAGCGGTCTTTAAAGGAACTATTGCCGACCTCAGTAAAGTGAATTTTGCCAATGACGGCAGCTACCTGGTCGATATCATTGGCGACCTCACCATCCATGGTGTTACCAACCAGGTCAAACTGCCGGCTACGATCATTGTCAAAAATGGCAAGGTGAATGCAGAAACAAAATTCACAGTTAAGCTGGATGATTATAAGATCAAAGTGCCTAACCTGGTAGCCAACCAGATATCCGAAACAGTGGATGTTGCCGTAAACTGTAATTATGATCCCTACAAATCATAA
- a CDS encoding polysaccharide deacetylase family protein, whose amino-acid sequence MIYWSTANLALRLLYPAWRWQVPSAEKKIYLSFDDGPHETITDFVLDQLAMYKAKASFFCIGKNVRDNPEVYAKILKAGHAIGNHTMNHKNGWKTSNEAYFDDIAEAGKFIDSRLFRPPYGKLSRFQGKALIDAGWEIVMWTVLSADFDYQKNPSECWEIVRKNVGPGSIILFHDSEKAWPRMKEVLPRTLDYFSARGYTFEQLHMNSWA is encoded by the coding sequence ATGATATATTGGTCTACCGCGAATCTTGCCCTGAGGTTGTTATATCCTGCATGGCGTTGGCAGGTGCCGTCGGCTGAAAAAAAGATATACCTCAGTTTTGATGATGGTCCACATGAGACCATCACCGATTTTGTATTAGATCAATTAGCCATGTATAAAGCTAAAGCCAGTTTTTTCTGTATAGGTAAAAATGTGCGGGATAATCCTGAGGTATATGCGAAAATATTAAAAGCCGGACATGCGATCGGGAACCATACCATGAACCATAAAAATGGTTGGAAAACCAGCAATGAAGCATATTTTGATGATATCGCCGAAGCGGGGAAATTTATCGACAGCCGGTTATTCAGGCCGCCTTATGGTAAATTGAGCAGGTTCCAGGGAAAAGCACTCATCGATGCAGGATGGGAAATAGTCATGTGGACAGTTTTAAGTGCTGATTTTGATTACCAAAAAAACCCATCGGAATGCTGGGAGATTGTACGTAAAAATGTAGGTCCCGGATCTATCATTTTATTCCATGATAGTGAGAAAGCCTGGCCAAGAATGAAGGAAGTTTTACCCAGGACGCTGGACTACTTTTCTGCCCGGGGGTACACATTTGAACAACTTCACATGAATAGTTGGGCGTAA
- a CDS encoding DUF5777 family beta-barrel protein, with protein sequence MRIVCLLAALLLVQKIYSQDSLDNILDKEVSAQQALKPAKVFATFKGTHLINSRTNETIKKNEIDFRVSHRFGDIAGEYGGENSFFGLENSTDIKISFDYGITNRLTAGISRAKGATAIRQLYEGSLKYKLLEQTANNKMPVSVTAFTNAVVSSMASNTKANTPDHFDQFSDRMSYTGQLIIARKFSDRFSLMLIPTFVHTNYVIASDQNDVWAVGVGGRLKITKRMSLIVDYYKTFRGSNSIAQFKTKGLKFYNPLGIGLEFETGGHVFDFNFTNSTALLENQFIPYTTTSWLSGQFRWGFNISRIFSFKKNK encoded by the coding sequence ATGCGGATAGTATGTTTGCTGGCAGCCCTGCTGCTGGTGCAAAAAATTTATTCCCAGGATAGCCTCGACAATATCCTGGACAAAGAAGTGTCGGCCCAACAAGCCCTTAAGCCGGCAAAAGTATTTGCAACTTTCAAAGGCACGCACCTCATTAATTCAAGGACAAACGAGACCATCAAAAAGAATGAAATTGACTTTAGGGTCTCGCACCGTTTTGGTGATATTGCGGGCGAGTATGGTGGGGAGAACAGTTTTTTCGGCTTAGAGAATTCAACAGACATAAAAATATCTTTCGATTATGGAATTACCAACCGGCTGACTGCCGGAATAAGCCGTGCAAAAGGGGCAACCGCCATCAGGCAATTGTATGAGGGTTCATTAAAATACAAATTACTTGAGCAGACAGCAAACAATAAAATGCCTGTATCGGTGACTGCATTTACCAATGCAGTGGTCAGTTCAATGGCTTCAAATACCAAGGCAAATACCCCTGATCATTTCGACCAGTTCTCAGACCGGATGTCTTATACCGGGCAGTTAATCATTGCACGGAAATTCTCTGACCGGTTTTCACTGATGCTGATTCCCACTTTCGTACATACCAATTACGTGATCGCTTCCGACCAAAATGATGTGTGGGCAGTAGGTGTGGGCGGAAGGCTGAAAATCACCAAAAGGATGTCGTTGATCGTTGATTACTACAAAACCTTCCGGGGAAGTAACAGCATTGCCCAATTTAAAACAAAGGGGCTTAAGTTCTATAACCCGCTGGGCATTGGACTGGAATTTGAAACCGGCGGCCACGTATTCGATTTCAATTTCACCAACAGTACAGCACTCCTCGAAAATCAATTTATACCCTATACCACCACAAGTTGGTTAAGCGGACAATTCCGCTGGGGTTTTAATATATCCAGAATCTTTTCATTCAAAAAAAATAAATAA
- a CDS encoding cobalamin B12-binding domain-containing protein encodes MNRPIRVLVAKVGLDGHDRGAKVIATALRDAGMEVIYTGLRQTPEMVVNAALQEDADAIGISILSGAHMTVFPKIIALMKEKKMNDVLLTGGGIIPDEDIKSLNKMGVGQLFPPGTPTPDIANYITDWVKANRNF; translated from the coding sequence ATGAATCGTCCTATACGGGTACTAGTCGCCAAAGTTGGTTTGGATGGGCATGATCGCGGTGCTAAAGTAATCGCCACTGCCCTTCGGGATGCAGGAATGGAAGTCATCTACACCGGCCTGCGCCAAACGCCGGAAATGGTGGTTAATGCCGCTTTACAGGAAGATGCAGACGCTATCGGCATCAGTATCCTTAGTGGTGCCCACATGACCGTATTCCCCAAAATCATCGCCCTGATGAAGGAAAAAAAGATGAACGATGTTTTACTGACAGGTGGCGGCATTATTCCCGATGAGGATATCAAATCGTTGAACAAAATGGGTGTTGGACAACTCTTCCCGCCAGGGACGCCTACTCCGGACATCGCAAATTATATTACCGATTGGGTGAAAGCCAATAGAAATTTTTAA
- a CDS encoding DUF2975 domain-containing protein, which translates to MEIKITTRHILIALAVVAWIIFVGVCIEAGGFITNTIYTMVFNAEGARNFWQGNDLSQLYNFDRVYFLVETSIMSIVAIMRAIIFYLIIKMLQENKLNMAQPFNKDLVRLILNIAYLALGIGLFSSWGAKHAAWFVQQGIKMPDIEHLRLGGADVWLFMGVTLIVIAQIFKRGIEIQTENELTV; encoded by the coding sequence ATGGAAATAAAAATTACGACCAGGCATATCTTAATCGCCTTAGCGGTTGTGGCCTGGATCATCTTCGTTGGCGTCTGTATTGAGGCCGGGGGTTTCATCACCAATACCATTTATACCATGGTTTTTAACGCGGAAGGGGCCAGGAATTTCTGGCAGGGCAACGACCTTTCGCAGCTCTACAATTTCGACCGCGTTTATTTTTTAGTGGAGACTTCTATAATGAGTATCGTCGCTATCATGCGGGCCATTATCTTTTACCTGATCATCAAAATGCTGCAGGAAAACAAGCTGAATATGGCGCAGCCATTTAACAAAGACCTGGTGCGGTTGATCCTTAACATCGCTTACCTGGCTTTAGGCATTGGTCTTTTTTCCTCCTGGGGGGCAAAGCATGCGGCCTGGTTTGTTCAACAGGGTATTAAAATGCCCGATATAGAACATTTAAGGTTAGGTGGCGCCGATGTCTGGCTCTTTATGGGTGTTACCCTTATTGTGATTGCCCAGATATTCAAACGTGGCATTGAGATCCAAACCGAAAACGAATTAACTGTATAA
- a CDS encoding VOC family protein — translation MIHPPQRLSFVTLGVNDLQASRAFYIEKFGWQPIDSESEGIIFFQMNGIILALFPANELAADAGVVHNGTGFKRFTLAINCYSEKEVDDIFSTFSVKGVEIVKPPEKAFWGGYSGYARDNDQNLWEFAFNPFIHLDKNGNIAPPA, via the coding sequence ATGATCCATCCTCCGCAAAGACTTTCCTTTGTTACACTTGGAGTGAATGACCTCCAGGCTTCCAGGGCATTTTATATCGAAAAATTCGGGTGGCAGCCCATCGACAGCGAATCGGAAGGCATTATTTTTTTTCAGATGAATGGCATCATCCTGGCCCTTTTCCCGGCCAATGAACTGGCGGCCGATGCCGGTGTTGTGCATAATGGCACCGGTTTTAAACGATTCACCCTTGCCATCAACTGTTATTCGGAAAAAGAAGTGGATGACATATTCAGCACCTTTAGTGTGAAGGGGGTAGAGATTGTAAAACCTCCCGAAAAAGCTTTCTGGGGTGGCTATAGCGGCTACGCCCGCGACAATGACCAAAATCTTTGGGAATTCGCCTTCAATCCCTTCATCCATCTCGACAAAAACGGTAACATCGCCCCGCCAGCATAA
- a CDS encoding TatD family hydrolase, giving the protein MNLIDTHAHLYLEEFGPDIDGVLKRGADAGVERFYLPAIDSSEHERMLALEAAFPGKCLAMMGLHPCYVKENVEEELALVESWLAKRPFAAVGEIGLDFYWDRSFEAQQYDAFRRQVRLAKQYQLPIVIHSRNSTQECIELVKEEQDGHLTGVFHCFSGSYELAKEVIKTGFYLGIGGVVTYKNAGLPAVLARLGLDNLVLETDAPYLTPVPFRGKRNESSYLTYVVDKLAGIFQVPAEEVARKTTANARTLFKSTYP; this is encoded by the coding sequence ATGAATCTTATTGATACGCATGCCCACCTGTACCTGGAGGAGTTTGGGCCCGATATTGACGGGGTGCTGAAAAGGGGGGCGGATGCCGGGGTGGAACGCTTTTACCTGCCGGCCATTGACAGCAGTGAGCATGAGCGGATGCTTGCCCTGGAAGCGGCTTTTCCTGGTAAATGTCTGGCTATGATGGGATTGCATCCCTGTTATGTGAAAGAGAATGTAGAAGAAGAACTGGCCCTGGTGGAATCCTGGCTGGCCAAAAGGCCCTTTGCCGCGGTGGGGGAGATCGGGCTGGATTTTTACTGGGACCGCAGCTTTGAGGCCCAGCAGTACGATGCTTTCCGGCGGCAGGTCCGGCTGGCGAAACAGTACCAGTTGCCCATTGTGATCCATTCCCGCAATTCCACGCAGGAGTGCATTGAGCTGGTCAAAGAAGAGCAGGATGGCCACCTTACCGGTGTATTCCATTGTTTTAGTGGAAGTTATGAATTGGCAAAAGAAGTCATAAAGACAGGCTTTTACCTGGGGATCGGTGGCGTGGTGACCTATAAGAATGCCGGCCTACCCGCAGTCCTGGCCCGCCTGGGCCTCGATAACCTGGTGCTCGAGACCGACGCGCCCTACCTGACCCCGGTGCCTTTCCGCGGGAAAAGGAATGAAAGCAGTTACCTGACCTATGTGGTGGATAAGCTGGCCGGGATTTTCCAGGTACCTGCTGAGGAAGTGGCCCGGAAGACCACGGCCAATGCCCGGACACTATTTAAATCAACCTATCCATGA
- a CDS encoding META domain-containing protein, with protein MNDLLTIGCALAISVITMAGCASTKGVKPAAGGSEQLYMYKWSLIELDGQAVASDSKAHLLFSPGQVTRVSGNAGCNRLSGSVALAGESGLAFSPLAVTRMACPETTVEPQFLKALEKVNDWRIANKELYLYDGEKLLAKFRGDAQLP; from the coding sequence ATGAATGATTTATTGACGATCGGATGCGCCTTAGCCATCAGTGTAATTACCATGGCCGGATGCGCCAGTACCAAAGGCGTTAAACCGGCAGCGGGCGGTAGTGAACAATTGTATATGTACAAATGGTCATTGATTGAATTGGATGGCCAGGCCGTGGCCAGTGATTCGAAAGCGCACCTGCTGTTTTCTCCCGGCCAGGTAACGCGGGTGTCGGGTAATGCCGGTTGTAACAGGTTGAGCGGGTCAGTCGCCCTTGCCGGCGAATCGGGACTGGCATTTTCGCCCCTTGCCGTAACGCGGATGGCTTGCCCGGAAACGACCGTAGAACCACAATTCCTGAAGGCCCTGGAAAAAGTGAATGACTGGCGGATCGCGAATAAAGAATTGTATTTGTACGACGGCGAAAAATTATTGGCGAAATTCAGGGGTGATGCTCAATTACCATAA
- the gltX gene encoding glutamate--tRNA ligase: MSNKVRVRFAPSPTGGLHLGGVRTVLYNYLFARHHGGDFVLRIEDTDQNRFVPGAEDYILECLHWCGMQPDESPVIGGPYAPYRQSERKSSYRAYAEKLVEEGHAYYAFDTPEELDEMRARFKSEQNPSPQYDHHLREKMRNSLTLGDDEVTRLISEGVPYVIRIKMPDHETVQFTDMIRGEVSFNTATVDDKVLLKNDGMPTYHLAVVVDDYTMKITHAFRGEEWLPSAPVHILLWKYLGWMDSMPKWAHLPLILKPDGNGKLSKRDGDRLGFPVFAMNWTDPRTNDFTQGFRERGFMPEAFVNMLAMLGWNDGSGQELFTMEELIARFSMDRVHKGGAKFDFEKAKWFNHEWIKKSPAERLLPDVKTILAENNISITDDRYLLQVIDMVKERCTLLTDFYAQSKFFFETPAAIDTENIRPKWSPDKESFFIGLQDILATLPEFTATAIETAFKELATARNIKVGELQLPFRIMLVGGKFGPAVFDIAATIGKSQTLLRIRNGLSQLA; this comes from the coding sequence ATGTCAAATAAAGTCCGCGTTCGTTTTGCACCCAGTCCAACTGGTGGACTCCACCTCGGCGGTGTGCGTACTGTATTATATAATTATCTTTTTGCACGTCATCACGGTGGTGATTTTGTACTTCGTATTGAAGATACCGACCAAAACCGTTTTGTACCAGGTGCCGAAGACTATATTTTAGAATGCCTGCACTGGTGCGGTATGCAGCCAGATGAGAGTCCGGTTATTGGCGGTCCCTACGCTCCTTATCGTCAAAGTGAGCGGAAAAGCAGTTACCGGGCTTATGCTGAAAAACTGGTGGAAGAAGGCCATGCGTATTATGCTTTTGATACACCTGAAGAACTGGATGAAATGCGCGCCAGGTTTAAATCTGAACAAAACCCTTCTCCGCAGTATGACCACCACCTAAGGGAAAAAATGCGCAATTCGCTGACGCTGGGGGATGATGAGGTAACCCGGTTGATCAGTGAGGGTGTCCCTTATGTTATCCGCATTAAAATGCCTGACCACGAAACAGTGCAGTTTACGGATATGATCCGCGGCGAAGTGAGTTTCAATACGGCTACAGTAGACGATAAAGTATTACTGAAAAATGATGGCATGCCTACTTACCATCTCGCTGTGGTAGTGGATGATTATACCATGAAAATCACCCATGCTTTCCGTGGTGAGGAATGGCTGCCAAGTGCACCGGTACATATTCTATTATGGAAGTATTTGGGTTGGATGGATAGTATGCCGAAATGGGCACATTTGCCTTTGATCCTTAAACCCGATGGCAATGGAAAGCTCAGCAAGAGAGACGGCGACAGGTTGGGATTTCCGGTATTCGCCATGAACTGGACCGACCCGCGAACCAATGATTTCACCCAGGGTTTCCGGGAAAGGGGATTCATGCCGGAAGCATTTGTCAACATGCTGGCCATGCTGGGCTGGAATGATGGAAGCGGACAGGAACTCTTCACCATGGAAGAATTGATTGCCCGTTTTTCCATGGATAGGGTGCACAAGGGCGGAGCTAAATTCGATTTTGAAAAAGCCAAATGGTTTAACCACGAATGGATCAAGAAATCTCCTGCGGAGCGATTACTTCCTGATGTGAAAACGATCCTGGCAGAAAATAATATTTCGATTACAGATGACCGGTACCTTTTGCAGGTTATTGATATGGTTAAGGAACGCTGTACGCTGCTGACCGATTTTTATGCGCAATCGAAATTCTTCTTTGAGACACCGGCTGCAATTGATACAGAAAATATCCGGCCAAAATGGAGTCCTGATAAGGAGTCATTTTTCATAGGCCTCCAGGACATTTTAGCAACATTGCCGGAATTTACCGCAACAGCCATCGAGACTGCCTTTAAAGAGCTGGCCACTGCGAGAAACATCAAGGTGGGGGAATTGCAACTGCCGTTCCGCATCATGCTGGTAGGCGGCAAATTTGGTCCGGCTGTCTTTGATATCGCCGCCACAATCGGCAAATCCCAGACGCTGCTCCGCATCAGGAACGGCCTTTCACAGCTGGCCTGA
- a CDS encoding OB-fold putative lipoprotein: protein MKARNLIVSVAVLMLLIVGIFYAQYNKPSRNIADEQSIPVTAEQLFQQFAENEQAANGLYLNKVVEVSGDVLDIKHTEQGQDVIILKSNDPMFGTSCTLDTRYGKPEKLKPGDKATVKGVCTGYLTDVVLIRSSVIK, encoded by the coding sequence ATGAAAGCCAGGAACCTGATCGTATCTGTAGCAGTGTTGATGTTGTTGATTGTTGGAATTTTTTATGCCCAATACAATAAGCCTTCCAGGAATATAGCAGATGAGCAAAGCATACCTGTTACAGCAGAACAACTGTTTCAGCAGTTTGCTGAAAACGAACAGGCCGCAAACGGATTGTACCTGAATAAGGTAGTTGAAGTCAGCGGTGATGTACTCGATATTAAACATACAGAACAGGGCCAGGATGTGATCATACTAAAATCAAATGACCCGATGTTTGGCACTTCCTGCACGTTAGATACCAGGTACGGTAAACCGGAAAAATTAAAACCAGGGGATAAAGCCACCGTCAAAGGGGTCTGCACTGGTTACCTCACTGATGTTGTCCTTATCAGGAGCTCAGTCATTAAATAA
- a CDS encoding CocE/NonD family hydrolase, with the protein MNKGIAILLFFTCLYGQASAQTDTVAMYKKTSVMIPMRDNTKLYTVIVSPVNPKSAVPILLERTPYGADIPLEDGTEFPIREMGALRDMAREGYIFVYQDCRGKYKSEGTMEIHQPLLHATEKGAIDESTDTWDTIDWLVKNLVSNNGKVGIYGISYPGWLALVGSVDPHPALKASSEQACMGDLFLGDDFHHNGAFRLSYGMEYSYEVEFDKTTDSEFPFPQYDLYDWYLNLGALKNVNSRYFKNKIPTWNNFVSHPNYDAYWKKNSPLSYIQYPQVPQLHVGGYYDQEDINGPQLMYAHMEKKDSFNRNYIVLGPWNHGQWGGSKGDSLGKISFGSKTGEWFRGLQKNWFDYWLKGKGTGNFEEATCFQTGSNTWKTYTSWPPKAAVIKKLYAAPGNKATFNTPGAAEGFLSYTSDPAKPVPYRTLPIEATYGTGSRWKQWQVEDQRFVYTRPDVVSFVLDSLKEDITVTGKIIAHLFASTSGSDADWIVKLIDVYPAIDPDNLAMSGYQLPVAMEVFRGRFRKSFSQPTPLTPNKPEEFVIDLHDINHRFKKGHRIMVQVQSTWFPLIDRNPQKFVPNIFEANAADFIKAEQRIYFSAKHPTYIELPVME; encoded by the coding sequence ATGAATAAGGGCATTGCTATATTGCTATTTTTCACCTGTTTGTATGGCCAGGCTTCCGCGCAAACCGACACGGTTGCGATGTACAAAAAGACCTCGGTGATGATCCCCATGCGCGATAACACCAAATTATACACGGTCATTGTTAGTCCGGTTAACCCGAAATCGGCTGTGCCCATTCTCCTTGAAAGAACGCCCTATGGTGCAGATATTCCATTAGAAGATGGAACAGAATTCCCGATCAGGGAAATGGGCGCGCTTCGCGACATGGCGCGGGAAGGGTACATTTTTGTATACCAGGATTGCCGGGGAAAATATAAGAGTGAGGGAACTATGGAGATTCATCAACCCTTACTGCACGCCACTGAAAAAGGTGCGATAGATGAAAGTACCGATACCTGGGATACAATAGACTGGCTGGTCAAAAACCTGGTCAGCAATAATGGCAAAGTGGGCATATATGGTATTTCTTATCCCGGCTGGCTGGCGCTGGTAGGATCAGTTGATCCGCATCCCGCACTCAAGGCCTCTTCTGAACAGGCTTGCATGGGCGACCTGTTCCTGGGTGATGATTTCCACCATAATGGCGCTTTTCGTTTAAGTTATGGCATGGAATATAGTTATGAGGTGGAGTTTGATAAAACCACCGATAGCGAATTTCCATTTCCGCAATATGACCTGTATGACTGGTATTTGAACCTGGGCGCTTTGAAAAACGTCAACAGCCGGTATTTTAAGAACAAGATCCCTACCTGGAATAATTTTGTCAGTCACCCTAACTATGATGCCTACTGGAAAAAAAATTCACCACTGAGTTACATCCAATACCCGCAGGTACCACAACTGCATGTAGGCGGTTATTACGACCAGGAAGACATCAATGGCCCCCAGCTGATGTACGCACATATGGAAAAGAAAGATTCCTTCAACAGGAACTATATCGTGCTGGGCCCCTGGAACCATGGCCAATGGGGCGGAAGTAAAGGCGATAGCCTGGGAAAAATATCCTTCGGCAGCAAAACCGGGGAATGGTTCAGGGGACTGCAAAAAAACTGGTTCGACTATTGGTTAAAAGGAAAGGGTACCGGAAATTTTGAGGAAGCCACCTGTTTCCAGACCGGCAGCAATACCTGGAAGACCTACACCAGCTGGCCGCCGAAAGCTGCCGTGATAAAAAAACTATATGCTGCTCCAGGCAACAAGGCCACATTTAATACACCCGGTGCTGCGGAGGGATTCCTGTCCTATACCAGCGATCCTGCCAAACCCGTCCCTTACAGGACCTTACCCATTGAAGCAACCTATGGAACAGGCAGCAGGTGGAAACAATGGCAGGTAGAAGACCAGCGTTTCGTATATACCCGGCCCGATGTAGTAAGTTTTGTACTGGATTCACTGAAAGAAGATATCACCGTGACCGGAAAAATCATCGCCCATTTATTTGCCAGTACTTCTGGCAGCGATGCAGACTGGATTGTAAAACTGATTGATGTATACCCTGCTATTGATCCCGATAACCTGGCCATGAGCGGCTACCAGTTACCGGTAGCCATGGAAGTTTTTCGCGGCCGGTTCCGTAAAAGCTTTTCGCAACCCACTCCACTTACACCCAACAAACCAGAAGAGTTTGTGATTGACCTGCACGATATCAACCATCGTTTTAAAAAGGGGCACCGGATCATGGTACAGGTCCAAAGCACCTGGTTTCCGCTGATTGACCGTAATCCGCAAAAATTCGTGCCAAATATTTTCGAAGCCAATGCTGCAGATTTCATAAAAGCAGAACAACGCATTTATTTTTCCGCAAAGCACCCCACCTATATTGAGTTGCCGGTAATGGAATGA
- a CDS encoding helix-turn-helix domain-containing protein yields the protein MPIIVNLDVMMARRKMSLNELSDKVGLTLSNLSILKTGKAKAIRFSTLEAICEVLNCQPADILEFKKED from the coding sequence ATGCCGATCATAGTAAACCTTGATGTAATGATGGCAAGGCGCAAAATGTCGCTGAATGAACTTTCCGACAAAGTAGGGCTCACATTATCCAACCTGTCGATACTTAAAACCGGCAAAGCCAAAGCGATCCGCTTTAGTACGCTGGAGGCCATCTGCGAGGTACTCAATTGCCAGCCCGCAGATATTTTAGAATTTAAAAAGGAAGACTAG